The Pandoraea apista genomic interval CGCCGACAAGGGCGCGGGCTCGTATTGACGGACGCCGGCGACATGATCCTTTCCTACGCACACCGGATTCTGGATCTCAACGACGAGGCGGTTCTGGCCGTGCGCGGCGCCTCCATCGAAGGCGTGGTGCGCTTCGGCCTGCCGGGCGATTTCGCCGAAACCTGGCTCCCTGCGGCACTCGGACGGTTCAAGAAAACGCATCCGGTCGTCCGCGTGGAAGTTGCGGTCGAGCGAAACGGCGTACTGCTCGAACGACTGGATCGCGGTGAACTCGATCTCGCGCTCGTCATGGGCAACGAGAACCGTCCGGACGCCGAACCGTTGGCGACACTGCCCATGACGTGGATCGGACCCGCCGACGCGGACGCGGTCGTGCGCCCCGGTCAGGCGCTGGATCTGGCGCTATACCACCCTCCATGTTTCTTCCGGCGCGCAGGCATCGAAGCCCTGGATGGCGCCCATATTTCGTGGCGGCTTGCCTACACGACGGCCAGCCTTCAAAGCCTTTGGTCCGGCGTCGCAGCAGGTCTGGGTATCACATTGCGAACGGGGGCCGGCATTCCGTCGTCGCTCAGACGGCTCGGGGCACAGGAAGGGCTCCCGCCGCTGCCCTCCGTAAAACTGTGTCTGCATGGACGACATCAGGACATGTCCCCCGCTCTGGCGCAACTCAAGCAGGTGGTGACGGAGTGTGCGACCGAGAACCTCTTGTCGTGAATTTCGCCGGATGCGCTGAAGTACTTCACGTTACAGTCCGGCAGCATTGATGTCCCTACGCCGACTTGCCCGCCGCTTGCATTGCGGTGCGCAACGCGGCATGGGCACTGTCGAGTGGTCGCCTGTCCTTGTCCGCAAGATCCAATGCCG includes:
- a CDS encoding LysR substrate-binding domain-containing protein, encoding MPLPNLDMDALRTFLATQQLGSLNRAAERIGRSQSAVSQQMRKLEEQVGHPLFRRQGRGLVLTDAGDMILSYAHRILDLNDEAVLAVRGASIEGVVRFGLPGDFAETWLPAALGRFKKTHPVVRVEVAVERNGVLLERLDRGELDLALVMGNENRPDAEPLATLPMTWIGPADADAVVRPGQALDLALYHPPCFFRRAGIEALDGAHISWRLAYTTASLQSLWSGVAAGLGITLRTGAGIPSSLRRLGAQEGLPPLPSVKLCLHGRHQDMSPALAQLKQVVTECATENLLS